A single window of Sphingobacterium sp. ML3W DNA harbors:
- the hisB gene encoding bifunctional histidinol-phosphatase/imidazoleglycerol-phosphate dehydratase HisB, whose protein sequence is MPNQLKRVLFIDRDGTLILEPEDQQIDSFAKLKFYPGALQYLPRIAKELDFDLVLVSNQDGLGTDVHPDEKFWPVHQFIVDTFAAEGVLFSKEHIDRTFPHENAATRKPGIGMLLDYFDPSKYNLAQSFVIGDRVNDVKLAQNLGAKAIWLRNNDGLGALENVQIEADTIGLETTDWKSIYEYLKLGTRTGEHHRKTNETDIYIKLNLDGSGKADIDTGLPFFDHMLDQIARHGAIDLTVKAKGDLHIDEHHTIEDTGIALGEIFLKVLGDKRGIERYSYTLPMDDCLAQVALDFGGRNWIVWDAEFKREKIGDMPTEMFFHFFKSFSDASKSNLNIKAEGDNEHHKIEAIFKAFAKSIKKAVRRDADNMELPSTKGVL, encoded by the coding sequence ATGCCTAATCAGCTTAAACGTGTATTGTTTATCGACCGCGATGGTACTTTAATTTTAGAACCAGAGGATCAACAAATTGATTCTTTTGCTAAACTTAAATTTTACCCAGGTGCATTGCAATACCTTCCACGCATTGCCAAAGAATTGGATTTCGACTTAGTTTTAGTTTCTAATCAAGACGGTCTGGGGACAGATGTACATCCGGATGAGAAATTTTGGCCAGTTCATCAATTTATTGTAGACACATTTGCCGCCGAAGGAGTTCTTTTTTCTAAAGAGCATATCGATCGCACATTTCCACATGAAAATGCTGCAACACGAAAACCAGGAATTGGTATGTTGTTGGATTATTTCGATCCTTCGAAATACAATTTAGCGCAATCTTTTGTCATCGGTGACCGTGTGAACGATGTAAAATTGGCTCAAAATTTAGGTGCAAAGGCTATTTGGTTGCGTAATAACGACGGATTAGGTGCTTTGGAAAATGTACAGATTGAAGCTGATACAATAGGTTTGGAAACAACCGATTGGAAATCCATCTATGAGTACTTGAAATTGGGAACGCGTACAGGTGAACACCACCGCAAGACCAACGAAACGGATATCTATATCAAATTGAATTTAGACGGTTCTGGAAAAGCAGATATTGATACAGGTTTACCATTTTTTGACCATATGCTTGATCAAATTGCCCGTCACGGTGCGATAGATCTAACAGTTAAGGCAAAGGGTGATTTACATATTGATGAGCATCATACTATTGAAGATACGGGTATCGCATTGGGTGAAATATTCCTAAAAGTATTGGGAGACAAACGTGGAATTGAGCGTTATTCTTATACCTTGCCCATGGATGATTGTTTAGCGCAAGTGGCATTGGATTTTGGAGGCCGCAATTGGATTGTTTGGGATGCTGAATTTAAACGAGAGAAAATTGGTGATATGCCAACGGAAATGTTTTTCCATTTTTTCAAATCATTTTCCGATGCCTCTAAGTCAAACTTAAACATCAAGGCCGAAGGCGATAATGAACATCACAAAATCGAGGCGATATTCAAAGCTTTTGCCAAATCAATCAAAAAAGCAGTTCGCCGAGATGCTGACAATATGGAGTTGCCCAGTACAAAAGGAGTATTGTAG
- the hisH gene encoding imidazole glycerol phosphate synthase subunit HisH: MIGIINYGAGNIFSLTAALDRVGLTYGMVNTVEELDQYDRIIIPGVGHAGAAMEKLRASGLAECIHTIQKPVLGICVGMQLLTDFSEEGNADLLGIVPLKTLHFDKKIKGKVPHMGWNSVTIRNDNPLFSNIEDNAYFYFVHSYFIEYDKEYTAAMCDYGLPFSAAIAKGNFYGVQFHPEKSGQAGEQLLVNFSKLS, from the coding sequence ATGATAGGAATTATAAATTACGGCGCTGGTAATATTTTTTCACTGACCGCAGCTTTAGATCGGGTTGGACTCACCTATGGTATGGTCAATACTGTTGAAGAGCTCGATCAGTATGATCGTATCATTATTCCTGGTGTAGGGCATGCAGGTGCCGCAATGGAAAAGTTGCGTGCTTCTGGTTTAGCAGAATGTATTCATACCATTCAAAAACCTGTATTGGGTATTTGTGTCGGGATGCAGCTATTGACTGATTTTTCCGAAGAAGGAAATGCGGATCTATTGGGTATCGTACCCTTGAAAACCTTGCACTTTGATAAAAAAATCAAAGGGAAGGTTCCACATATGGGATGGAACAGCGTTACGATTAGAAATGACAATCCATTATTCAGCAATATAGAAGATAATGCTTATTTTTACTTTGTGCATTCCTATTTCATTGAGTATGACAAGGAATACACCGCAGCGATGTGTGACTATGGATTGCCATTTTCGGCGGCTATAGCAAAAGGGAATTTCTACGGTGTGCAATTTCATCCCGAGAAATCTGGTCAAGCTGGTGAGCAGTTATTAGTGAATTTTTCAAAATTAAGTTAG
- a CDS encoding HisA/HisF-related TIM barrel protein: MYIIPAIDVLDKKVVRLREGNYDDVTTYEISLEEQIEKYHANGTELVHIIDLNGAKGDFSNQEYLFDIIQKTEMKIQYGGGVRSIDKVKELVDAGIYRVIVGTQAITNPSFLEELSILNEGKVKYADHIVIAIDVLDEVIKYSGWLESSPIKLIEYIDKCLALGFYRFLCTDISKDGKLGGAGVELYKKLLDHSPIIKLIGSGGISSMEDISNLKALGSMESVVVGKAIYENRISIEEIKDWNLKSLINF; the protein is encoded by the coding sequence ATGTATATTATACCCGCTATTGACGTATTAGATAAGAAGGTTGTTCGTCTGAGAGAAGGAAACTACGATGATGTCACTACTTATGAAATCAGTTTAGAAGAGCAGATCGAGAAGTATCATGCAAATGGTACTGAATTGGTACATATCATTGACCTGAATGGTGCAAAAGGTGATTTTAGTAACCAAGAATATTTATTCGACATCATTCAAAAAACAGAAATGAAAATCCAATACGGTGGCGGAGTTCGCAGTATTGATAAAGTCAAAGAACTCGTTGATGCAGGTATTTACCGCGTTATCGTAGGTACACAAGCGATCACTAACCCATCTTTCTTAGAAGAGTTGAGCATCTTGAATGAAGGTAAAGTCAAATACGCAGATCATATCGTGATTGCGATTGATGTGTTGGACGAAGTGATTAAATATTCGGGTTGGTTAGAATCTTCGCCAATTAAATTAATTGAATATATTGACAAATGTCTTGCTTTAGGATTTTACCGTTTCTTATGTACAGACATCAGCAAAGACGGTAAATTAGGTGGTGCTGGAGTTGAGCTTTACAAAAAGTTGTTGGATCATTCTCCAATTATCAAATTAATTGGTTCTGGAGGTATTAGTTCTATGGAAGATATCAGCAACTTAAAAGCATTGGGTTCTATGGAATCTGTAGTTGTTGGGAAAGCCATCTATGAAAATAGAATATCAATTGAAGAAATTAAAGATTGGAATTTGAAATCGTTAATTAACTTCTAA
- the hisF gene encoding imidazole glycerol phosphate synthase subunit HisF, whose product MLAKRIIPCLDVKDGRTVKGVNFVDLRDAGDPVELAWQYSEQGADELVFLDIAATHEGRKTTIDLVKSVARQINIPFTIGGGINEMKDAEALLNAGADKISINSAAVRNPQLINDLAAAFGAQFVVVAIDTRYLEGQNFVHLSGGRIKTDIKTEDWVLEAQERGAGEILLTSMDHDGTKNGFDNGLLKKINDSIHIPLIASGGAGNQQHFVDVFQQAHVDAALAASVFHYGEILIPELKNTLRSNGIVVR is encoded by the coding sequence ATGTTGGCAAAACGTATAATTCCTTGTCTCGATGTTAAAGATGGGCGTACCGTAAAGGGCGTCAATTTTGTTGACCTACGCGACGCTGGAGATCCGGTTGAGTTGGCATGGCAATACTCCGAACAAGGAGCAGATGAATTGGTTTTTTTAGATATTGCGGCAACACACGAAGGACGTAAGACAACCATAGACTTAGTAAAATCTGTAGCCCGTCAAATCAATATTCCATTTACTATCGGAGGTGGGATCAATGAAATGAAAGATGCAGAGGCCTTGTTGAATGCAGGAGCAGATAAGATATCAATCAATTCAGCTGCTGTTCGCAATCCACAATTGATCAATGATCTTGCTGCCGCATTTGGGGCACAATTTGTTGTTGTTGCCATCGATACGCGTTATTTAGAAGGGCAAAACTTTGTTCATTTAAGTGGAGGGCGAATCAAAACGGATATCAAGACGGAAGATTGGGTTCTCGAAGCGCAAGAAAGAGGTGCAGGGGAGATATTATTGACTTCCATGGATCACGATGGTACGAAGAACGGATTTGATAATGGCCTTTTGAAAAAGATAAATGACTCCATTCATATTCCATTGATCGCTTCAGGTGGAGCAGGTAATCAACAACATTTTGTCGATGTATTTCAACAAGCACATGTTGATGCCGCCTTGGCAGCTTCGGTATTCCATTATGGTGAAATACTGATTCCAGAATTAAAGAATACACTACGTAGTAACGGCATTGTCGTACGTTAG
- the hisIE gene encoding bifunctional phosphoribosyl-AMP cyclohydrolase/phosphoribosyl-ATP diphosphatase HisIE produces the protein MLDFSKSDGLVPVIVQDAQTLEVLMLGYMNEEAWQKTQAEKRVTFFSRSKNRLWTKGEESGNFLEVVGLHIDCDKDTVLIKARPVGPTCHTGSRSCFDTDYNQNFLLQLEQIIKNRYEFPADESYVNRLRSKGINKIAQKVGEEAVETVIAALTETEHDFINETSDLFFHLLVLLREKGISLETIAKNLESRHQ, from the coding sequence ATGTTAGATTTTTCAAAAAGTGACGGACTTGTCCCTGTGATCGTGCAAGACGCCCAAACATTAGAGGTGTTGATGCTCGGCTATATGAACGAAGAGGCATGGCAAAAAACACAAGCTGAGAAGCGTGTTACTTTTTTTTCAAGAAGTAAAAATCGTTTATGGACAAAGGGCGAAGAAAGTGGAAACTTTCTAGAAGTCGTTGGTCTGCATATTGATTGCGATAAAGATACTGTACTGATTAAAGCTAGGCCTGTTGGCCCAACTTGTCATACCGGTAGTCGCAGTTGTTTTGATACCGATTACAATCAGAATTTCCTGTTGCAGTTGGAACAAATTATCAAAAACCGTTACGAATTTCCTGCCGATGAATCATACGTGAATCGTTTACGCTCGAAGGGAATCAATAAGATAGCACAAAAAGTTGGTGAGGAAGCAGTGGAAACTGTAATTGCAGCGTTGACGGAAACTGAACACGACTTTATCAATGAAACCTCGGATTTGTTTTTTCATCTCTTGGTATTACTACGAGAGAAAGGTATTTCATTGGAAACTATCGCAAAAAACCTCGAAAGCAGACATCAATAG
- a CDS encoding WD40 repeat domain-containing protein, whose product MDKFEIELAATLKGHQNPIFTLEKGYFPNTFFSGGNDKGVVEWDLEKKTFKRILCAVSSSIYALHLIPNTSYLAIALREGKVMIVDVEHQKLVANLEVSNKAIFALQSIPTKNELVAVGEDGIASVWSLADFKKIYEFAISSNTIRTIALSHDQKKIAFGDKNGDLFLFSAEDYHFLLANQKHTMPITSLIFSRDDLQLLSGARDAALKVSDVATLKEQFGFVPHMFTVYGIYPHPKYPIFATVSRDKTIKIWDEEDYALLKVISRDKFFDSHTLSINTGLWVGEDPYLLTAGDDKLIKVWKMTMS is encoded by the coding sequence ATGGATAAATTTGAAATAGAACTAGCAGCAACTTTAAAGGGACATCAAAATCCAATCTTCACCTTGGAGAAAGGATACTTCCCCAATACGTTTTTCTCTGGGGGAAATGATAAAGGTGTTGTAGAATGGGATTTGGAAAAGAAAACATTCAAACGTATTCTCTGTGCAGTCAGTTCTTCCATTTACGCTTTACATTTAATTCCAAATACTTCTTATTTGGCCATTGCTCTTCGGGAAGGAAAAGTTATGATAGTGGATGTCGAACATCAAAAATTGGTTGCCAATCTAGAGGTTTCCAATAAAGCAATCTTTGCTCTTCAAAGTATTCCGACTAAGAACGAATTGGTAGCAGTAGGAGAGGATGGTATTGCCAGCGTATGGTCTCTGGCAGATTTCAAAAAGATCTATGAATTTGCTATTTCTTCCAATACGATACGGACGATAGCCTTATCCCATGATCAAAAGAAAATTGCATTCGGGGACAAAAATGGAGACTTGTTCTTGTTCTCTGCAGAAGATTACCATTTTCTTTTAGCCAATCAGAAGCACACTATGCCCATAACGAGCCTAATCTTCTCTCGGGACGACCTTCAGCTGTTAAGTGGAGCAAGAGACGCTGCTCTAAAAGTATCTGATGTAGCGACTTTAAAAGAGCAATTTGGATTCGTGCCCCATATGTTTACCGTATATGGTATTTATCCACATCCCAAATATCCAATATTTGCAACCGTGAGTCGGGACAAAACAATCAAAATCTGGGATGAGGAGGATTATGCGTTATTAAAAGTAATCAGTCGCGATAAGTTTTTCGATTCCCATACTTTATCCATCAATACAGGTCTTTGGGTTGGAGAAGATCCATATCTTTTAACAGCAGGTGATGATAAATTGATTAAAGTCTGGAAGATGACCATGTCTTAA
- a CDS encoding GAF domain-containing protein, translated as MAEDLTINKGTKAEQYVNLVPQIKGLITGETNQIANLANIAAALKEQFDFFWVGFYLIEDDQLVLAPFQGPVACTRIQYGRGVCGTAWKENKTIIVPNVDEFPGHIACSSISKSEIVIPIYKNGNIIGILDVDSDELNAFDTIDAQYLTEIVSLLS; from the coding sequence ATGGCAGAAGATTTAACAATCAACAAGGGAACCAAAGCAGAACAATATGTGAACCTGGTTCCGCAAATAAAGGGTTTGATCACTGGTGAGACAAATCAAATAGCTAACCTTGCAAATATTGCTGCAGCATTGAAAGAACAGTTCGATTTCTTTTGGGTAGGATTTTACCTGATTGAAGACGATCAATTGGTACTCGCTCCTTTTCAAGGTCCTGTGGCATGTACGCGGATCCAATATGGACGTGGGGTTTGTGGAACTGCCTGGAAAGAAAATAAAACGATTATCGTACCGAATGTAGACGAATTTCCTGGACATATCGCCTGCAGCTCAATATCAAAATCAGAAATTGTTATCCCTATCTATAAAAATGGCAACATCATCGGTATCTTGGATGTTGACAGCGATGAGCTGAATGCTTTTGATACGATAGATGCACAATACCTAACGGAAATAGTGTCGTTGCTGTCTTAA
- the ruvA gene encoding Holliday junction branch migration protein RuvA: MYAYFNGKLAHKAPTHVVLDVGGIGYYIHISLNTFSLIKDQEQCKLFISFQVREDAHTLYGFATEGEKKLFENLILVSGIGPNTGRMILSSNTPEEIQSAIVNGQVALIQKIKGIGPKTAQRLILELQDKLKKQGVDSLSTIPMAQSIPDEALSALVMLGFNKATAEKVLNTVVQTDPNLTVEGMIKMALKKL, translated from the coding sequence ATGTATGCATATTTTAATGGGAAATTAGCACATAAAGCTCCTACTCACGTCGTTCTCGATGTGGGTGGGATTGGCTATTATATCCACATTTCCTTAAATACTTTTTCCTTAATTAAAGACCAGGAGCAGTGTAAGCTATTCATCTCTTTTCAGGTAAGAGAAGATGCACATACGTTGTATGGTTTTGCAACTGAAGGAGAAAAGAAATTATTCGAAAACCTGATTTTGGTTTCTGGTATTGGTCCCAATACAGGTCGTATGATTCTTTCATCCAATACCCCTGAAGAAATACAATCGGCCATCGTGAATGGTCAGGTTGCTTTGATTCAGAAAATAAAAGGAATAGGTCCTAAAACAGCACAACGCTTGATTTTGGAGCTACAGGATAAGTTGAAAAAACAGGGCGTAGATTCCTTGTCAACGATTCCTATGGCACAGTCCATACCAGACGAAGCACTATCAGCACTAGTGATGTTAGGCTTTAATAAAGCTACTGCTGAAAAAGTCTTAAATACCGTTGTTCAAACAGACCCTAACCTCACGGTGGAAGGCATGATTAAAATGGCTTTAAAGAAACTGTAA
- a CDS encoding NADP-dependent malic enzyme translates to MSNVNRKQAALDYHSKGRPGKIAVVPTKPTNSQRDLSLAYSPGVAEPCLAIAANNEDAYKYTAKGNLVAVISNGTAVLGLGDIGAVAGKPVMEGKGLLFKIFADIDVFDIELDTKNVDEFVNIVKAMEPTFGGINLEDIKAPECFEIERRLKEEMNIPVMHDDQHGTAIISCAALINACELIGKKIEDVKIVVNGAGAAAISCTGMYVAAGAKKENIVMLDSKGVIRRDRETLDTMKAMYATDRDIRTLADAVDAADVFIGLSAADVLTAEMLLTMANQPIVLAMANPNPEIDYDLALATRNDVIMGTGRSDYPNQVNNVLGFPYIFRGALDVRATVINEEMKVAATKAIADLAKQPVPEEVNLAYNTSNLKFSADYIIPKPNDPRLITEVSVAVAKAAIESGVAKHTIEDWDKYRETLRKRLGQDDAIMRNLTMAAKRNPKRVVFAEADNYKTLRAAQIVKEEGIAVPILLGKKAKINALIAEYSFELSGVQIIDPFEEADSERVNQYVDHLFVKRQRRGLSKLDAKKLLIDRNYFGASMVQFGDADTLISGLTKNYANTIKPAIHVIGAKEGSRIAGMYMMLTKKGPIFLGDTTVNKEPSAKELADITVLLDKAVRRMNVSPRIALLSYSNFGSNEGNTPTKVREAIKIVHKEHPEIVADGDLQANFALNSELLEANFPFSTLKGQPANTLVFPNLESGNIAYKLLQEVGDAEAVGPILLGMNKPIHVLQLDSSVREIVNMVTIAVVDVQSYEKQGN, encoded by the coding sequence ATGAGTAATGTAAATCGTAAACAAGCAGCATTAGACTACCACTCAAAGGGTAGACCTGGTAAAATAGCAGTTGTGCCCACTAAGCCAACAAATTCTCAAAGAGACTTATCGCTAGCTTATTCACCAGGGGTTGCTGAACCTTGTTTAGCTATCGCTGCAAATAATGAAGACGCTTATAAATATACCGCAAAAGGTAATTTAGTTGCAGTAATTAGTAATGGTACCGCAGTATTAGGTCTTGGTGATATCGGAGCTGTAGCTGGTAAGCCTGTGATGGAGGGTAAAGGTTTGTTATTTAAAATCTTTGCTGATATCGATGTTTTTGATATCGAACTTGACACCAAGAATGTTGATGAATTCGTCAATATCGTAAAGGCAATGGAACCTACTTTTGGAGGAATCAACCTGGAAGATATTAAAGCACCAGAGTGTTTTGAAATCGAAAGACGTCTAAAAGAGGAAATGAATATTCCAGTGATGCACGATGACCAACATGGTACGGCCATTATTTCTTGTGCAGCTTTGATCAACGCATGTGAATTGATCGGTAAAAAGATTGAGGATGTGAAAATCGTTGTGAATGGTGCTGGTGCAGCTGCTATTTCATGTACAGGTATGTATGTGGCAGCAGGTGCAAAAAAAGAAAATATCGTCATGTTGGATAGCAAAGGTGTTATCCGTCGTGACCGAGAGACATTGGATACGATGAAAGCGATGTATGCTACGGATCGTGATATCCGTACGCTTGCTGATGCGGTAGATGCTGCTGATGTATTCATCGGGCTTTCAGCTGCTGATGTCTTGACTGCTGAGATGTTATTGACTATGGCCAACCAACCGATTGTATTGGCGATGGCAAACCCTAATCCAGAAATTGATTACGATTTAGCGCTAGCTACGCGTAACGATGTAATCATGGGTACAGGCCGTTCGGATTATCCGAACCAAGTAAACAATGTACTGGGCTTCCCTTATATCTTCCGTGGTGCTTTGGACGTACGTGCAACAGTAATCAATGAAGAGATGAAAGTAGCGGCTACTAAAGCCATTGCCGATCTTGCTAAACAACCTGTTCCAGAAGAAGTCAACTTAGCTTATAATACGAGTAACCTTAAATTCTCCGCAGATTACATTATTCCAAAACCGAATGACCCACGTTTGATCACAGAAGTTTCGGTAGCGGTAGCAAAAGCTGCAATTGAATCTGGTGTGGCGAAACATACCATTGAAGATTGGGATAAATATAGAGAAACACTTCGTAAAAGATTAGGTCAGGATGATGCTATCATGCGTAATTTGACCATGGCAGCAAAACGCAATCCTAAGCGTGTTGTATTTGCTGAAGCGGATAATTATAAAACACTTCGTGCTGCGCAAATCGTAAAAGAAGAAGGTATTGCAGTTCCAATTTTACTAGGTAAGAAAGCTAAAATCAATGCTTTAATTGCTGAATATAGTTTTGAATTGAGCGGTGTGCAAATCATCGACCCTTTTGAAGAAGCAGATTCGGAACGTGTAAATCAATATGTCGACCATTTATTTGTTAAAAGACAACGTCGTGGTCTTTCAAAATTAGATGCTAAAAAGCTTTTAATTGACCGCAATTACTTCGGAGCAAGTATGGTACAATTTGGAGATGCAGATACGTTAATCTCTGGTTTGACGAAAAACTATGCGAACACGATCAAGCCTGCCATCCATGTTATTGGAGCTAAAGAAGGTAGTCGTATTGCGGGGATGTACATGATGTTGACGAAAAAAGGTCCGATATTCTTAGGAGACACAACAGTCAACAAAGAGCCTTCTGCAAAAGAATTAGCAGATATCACCGTATTGTTAGATAAAGCTGTCAGAAGAATGAACGTGAGTCCACGTATTGCCTTACTTTCCTATTCTAACTTTGGTTCTAACGAAGGAAATACACCAACAAAAGTACGTGAAGCGATTAAAATCGTACACAAAGAGCATCCTGAAATTGTTGCTGACGGTGATTTACAAGCAAACTTCGCCCTTAATAGCGAATTGCTAGAAGCAAACTTCCCATTCAGTACTTTGAAAGGACAACCTGCAAATACGTTGGTATTCCCGAATTTAGAGTCTGGAAATATTGCATATAAATTATTGCAAGAGGTAGGTGATGCTGAGGCTGTAGGTCCAATTCTATTGGGTATGAACAAACCTATTCACGTATTGCAATTGGATAGTTCAGTTCGCGAAATCGTGAATATGGTGACTATCGCTGTTGTAGACGTTCAATCTTACGAAAAACAAGGTAACTAA
- the dacB gene encoding D-alanyl-D-alanine carboxypeptidase/D-alanyl-D-alanine-endopeptidase: protein MKISATFTLLSIFILPLCSTPTFSQSTSKSKIEEAYRQFEKDPALKNGTVSLTVLNANTGEPIFQQNQQVGLATASTMKIITAATAFDILGKDFKFKTNLYYTGSIQAGGVLHGDIIIEGSGDPTLGSNRYPESQEEQLLNKWIYTIQSAGIKEIQGRIIGDDSRYGGYQVPGGWIWSDIGNYYGAGISSLNWRENAVGVVFNPNSTIGKPATIEKLTADLSYLKIVNEVSTGKNGSGDNVYAYSGPYASNIYIRGTYGLDLKKTIEISVPDPAYDVAFQLSKALSHVGIKTAEPPSNGKAIASTNIAKQLLDTHESPDLANIIYWFNQKSINLYGEALVKAIAYQTAQKTETNEGTSLIQKYWENKLQISSSELNNQDGSGLSPQNRVTTAAMAKIMQYAQSQSWFPEFYKSLPEYNNMKMKSGTINGALGYTGIHQNSSGEKFTFALLINNYSGSSSAMRNRMFTLLDVLK, encoded by the coding sequence ATGAAAATCAGTGCAACCTTTACCCTTCTTAGTATATTTATATTACCCCTATGCAGTACACCTACATTTTCACAATCAACCTCCAAAAGCAAAATTGAAGAAGCTTATCGTCAGTTTGAAAAAGACCCAGCTTTAAAAAATGGGACAGTTTCATTGACGGTATTGAATGCCAATACCGGAGAGCCCATTTTCCAACAGAACCAACAAGTCGGCTTAGCAACGGCATCGACAATGAAAATTATCACCGCAGCAACGGCGTTCGATATTTTGGGGAAGGATTTTAAATTTAAAACCAATTTATATTATACCGGATCTATTCAAGCTGGTGGCGTATTACATGGCGATATTATCATCGAAGGAAGCGGAGATCCTACCTTAGGTAGCAACCGTTATCCTGAATCGCAAGAAGAACAATTGCTAAACAAATGGATCTATACGATCCAAAGTGCAGGCATTAAAGAAATCCAAGGACGTATTATTGGCGACGATAGCCGATATGGGGGTTATCAAGTCCCAGGTGGATGGATCTGGTCAGATATCGGCAACTATTATGGAGCTGGCATATCTTCGTTAAATTGGCGCGAAAATGCCGTTGGTGTGGTATTCAATCCGAACAGCACGATTGGTAAACCTGCTACAATCGAAAAATTGACAGCAGATCTTTCTTATCTAAAAATCGTCAATGAAGTTTCTACCGGTAAAAATGGATCAGGAGATAATGTGTATGCGTATTCAGGCCCCTATGCTTCTAATATCTACATCAGGGGAACATACGGATTGGACCTCAAAAAAACGATCGAAATTTCCGTACCTGACCCGGCCTATGATGTTGCCTTTCAACTGTCAAAGGCTTTATCACATGTGGGCATCAAAACTGCTGAACCACCCAGCAACGGCAAAGCTATCGCATCGACAAATATTGCGAAACAACTTTTGGATACGCATGAATCGCCCGACTTAGCGAACATCATCTATTGGTTTAATCAGAAAAGTATCAACCTCTATGGCGAAGCGTTAGTAAAAGCAATTGCCTATCAGACGGCTCAAAAAACAGAAACAAATGAAGGAACTTCCTTGATACAGAAATATTGGGAGAATAAATTGCAGATCAGTAGTAGCGAACTCAATAATCAAGATGGATCGGGGCTATCTCCCCAGAATCGTGTCACCACTGCTGCAATGGCGAAAATCATGCAGTATGCACAATCGCAATCGTGGTTTCCGGAATTTTACAAAAGCTTACCTGAATACAATAACATGAAAATGAAAAGTGGTACGATTAACGGGGCCTTGGGCTATACTGGTATCCATCAAAATAGCTCTGGTGAAAAATTCACATTCGCTCTTTTGATAAACAACTACTCGGGGTCCAGTAGTGCGATGCGCAATCGTATGTTCACACTGTTGGACGTCCTCAAATAA